In Miscanthus floridulus cultivar M001 chromosome 5, ASM1932011v1, whole genome shotgun sequence, one genomic interval encodes:
- the LOC136453681 gene encoding probable magnesium transporter NIPA7 isoform X2 has translation MAISWSHSGGSGWSPKWNFSVLVGEIANFIAYMFAPAVLVTPLGALSIIVSAVLAHFTLNEKLRRVGVLGCGLCIVGSTMIILHAPQERTPSSVEQIWNLATQPSFLCYAAIAVGVSLFLMLYCGPRYGQTNIIVYVGICSVVGSLTVMSIKAVGIAIKLTIEGINQAGYFQMWVFAVVSTTCIVIQLVYLNKALDTFNTAVVSPIYYAMFTTLTILASAIMFKDWSGQRASNIASEICGFLTVLAGTVVLHSTREPDQTVSADLYAPLPPKIYWHIQGNGDVGKQREDDSLTCEFITVVRQDYFV, from the exons ATGGCTATCTCTTGGAGCCACTCTGGTGGGTCGGGATGGTCACCA AAATGGAACTTTTCAGTGCTTGTTGGGGAGATCGCAAATTTCATTGCTTACATGTTTGCGCCGGCGGTCCTCGTCACGCCGCTGGGTGCACTCAGTATTATTGTGAG TGCTGTTCTAGCTCATTTCACACTGAATGAGAAGTTGCGCCGGGTGGGTGTGCTGGGCTGTGGTCTCTGCATTGTTGGTTCAACGATGATCATTCTACATGCTCCCCAGGAGAGGACCCCTAGTTCCGTGGAACAGATTTGGAACTTGGCAACACAGCCTT CCTTCCTTTGCTATGCTGCCATTGCAGTGGGAGTGTCCCTGTTCCTCATGCTATACTGTGGTCCACGCTATGGACAGACAAACATAATTGTTTATGTTGGGATTTGTTCAGTTGTTGGATCCCTGACG GTAATGAGCATAAAGGCTGTGGGCATTGCCATTAAGCTAACAATTGAAGGAATAAATCAGGCCGGCTATTTCCAGATGTGGGTGTTTGCAGTGGTTTCCACAACATGTATAGTTATTCAATTAGTTTACCTGAATAAG GCACTGGATACTTTCAATACAGCAGTTGTCTCTCCGATCTACTATGCCATGTTCACGACCCTCACCATCTTAGCAAGTGCCATAATGTTTAAG GACTGGTCTGGGCAGAGAGCAAGCAACATCGCCTCTGAGATTTGTGGATTTCTTACGGTTCTTGCTGGTACTGTTGTGCTACATTCTACTAGAGAACCTGATCAAACTGTATCAGCAG ACCTGTATGCACCACTCCCGCCAAAAATATACTGGCATATCCAAGGGAACGGCGATGTTGGGAAGCAAAGAGAGGATGACTCCCTTACATGCGAATTCATCACTGTTGTGCGGCAAGACTACTTTGTGTAG
- the LOC136453681 gene encoding probable magnesium transporter NIPA6 isoform X1, whose amino-acid sequence MTLDATEAAGGGDLFAANLKGSLLAVASSAFIGVSFIVKKKGLRRASAAGARAGAGGYGYLLEPLWWVGMVTMLVGEIANFIAYMFAPAVLVTPLGALSIIVSAVLAHFTLNEKLRRVGVLGCGLCIVGSTMIILHAPQERTPSSVEQIWNLATQPSFLCYAAIAVGVSLFLMLYCGPRYGQTNIIVYVGICSVVGSLTVMSIKAVGIAIKLTIEGINQAGYFQMWVFAVVSTTCIVIQLVYLNKALDTFNTAVVSPIYYAMFTTLTILASAIMFKDWSGQRASNIASEICGFLTVLAGTVVLHSTREPDQTVSADLYAPLPPKIYWHIQGNGDVGKQREDDSLTCEFITVVRQDYFV is encoded by the exons ATGACCCTCGACGCGACGGAAGCCGCCGGCGGCGGGGACCTCTTTGCTGCTAACCTCAAGGGCTCGCTCCTCGCCGTCGCCTCCTCGGCGTTCATCGGTGTTAGCTTCATCGTCAAGAAGAAGGGCCTCCGACGCGCCAGTGCCGCCGGCGCCCGAGCAG GTGCCGGAGGGTATGGCTATCTCTTGGAGCCACTCTGGTGGGTCGGGATGGTCACCA TGCTTGTTGGGGAGATCGCAAATTTCATTGCTTACATGTTTGCGCCGGCGGTCCTCGTCACGCCGCTGGGTGCACTCAGTATTATTGTGAG TGCTGTTCTAGCTCATTTCACACTGAATGAGAAGTTGCGCCGGGTGGGTGTGCTGGGCTGTGGTCTCTGCATTGTTGGTTCAACGATGATCATTCTACATGCTCCCCAGGAGAGGACCCCTAGTTCCGTGGAACAGATTTGGAACTTGGCAACACAGCCTT CCTTCCTTTGCTATGCTGCCATTGCAGTGGGAGTGTCCCTGTTCCTCATGCTATACTGTGGTCCACGCTATGGACAGACAAACATAATTGTTTATGTTGGGATTTGTTCAGTTGTTGGATCCCTGACG GTAATGAGCATAAAGGCTGTGGGCATTGCCATTAAGCTAACAATTGAAGGAATAAATCAGGCCGGCTATTTCCAGATGTGGGTGTTTGCAGTGGTTTCCACAACATGTATAGTTATTCAATTAGTTTACCTGAATAAG GCACTGGATACTTTCAATACAGCAGTTGTCTCTCCGATCTACTATGCCATGTTCACGACCCTCACCATCTTAGCAAGTGCCATAATGTTTAAG GACTGGTCTGGGCAGAGAGCAAGCAACATCGCCTCTGAGATTTGTGGATTTCTTACGGTTCTTGCTGGTACTGTTGTGCTACATTCTACTAGAGAACCTGATCAAACTGTATCAGCAG ACCTGTATGCACCACTCCCGCCAAAAATATACTGGCATATCCAAGGGAACGGCGATGTTGGGAAGCAAAGAGAGGATGACTCCCTTACATGCGAATTCATCACTGTTGTGCGGCAAGACTACTTTGTGTAG